The Thermodesulfobacteriota bacterium genome contains a region encoding:
- the cobA gene encoding uroporphyrinogen-III C-methyltransferase: protein MKEKKGYLPIFLDLEGVRALVVGAGPVAARKIDALLSGGAAVTVASREFSPPLAERAARGEIRAIRGEYRAELLEETDLVFAATSDRGLNGRIARDARRRRIPVNAADSPGDCTFILPAVVRGEEFTAAVSTEGRNPGASRALREFLEEHRADVSVRLERGRRRKRIAAESGKVYIVGAGPGDPDLLTVRALGLIRSADAVIYDYLVPEEILSLAPSKAAKICFARRGRTAGHGAALKQAAIHEAMAKLARAGKSVVRLKSGDPLVFGRGGEEAEYLSKEGVPFEIVPGITAAAGCAAAAEVPLTQRGLSSSITFLAGHEADGDEGRAVDWERLPKDGTLAVYMGVARAEAIARGLLEAGFDGETGFAIVENGTRPHQRVLRGVLKDLPRIAASSGVRSPAILFVGKTAALPVESSKEIQDELVAQGV, encoded by the coding sequence GAAGGAGAAAAAGGGATACCTGCCGATCTTCCTCGACCTGGAGGGCGTGCGCGCGCTCGTCGTCGGCGCCGGCCCGGTCGCGGCGCGAAAAATCGACGCCCTTCTTTCCGGGGGTGCGGCCGTCACGGTGGCGTCCCGGGAGTTCTCTCCGCCGCTCGCGGAGCGCGCGGCGCGCGGAGAGATCCGCGCGATCCGGGGGGAATACCGGGCGGAGCTGCTGGAAGAAACCGATCTCGTGTTCGCGGCAACGTCCGATCGCGGCCTGAACGGCCGCATTGCGCGGGACGCGAGGCGGCGGCGGATTCCCGTCAACGCGGCCGATTCTCCCGGAGACTGCACCTTCATCCTGCCCGCGGTCGTGCGGGGAGAGGAGTTCACGGCGGCGGTCTCCACGGAAGGGAGGAATCCGGGGGCGTCTCGCGCGCTGCGGGAGTTCCTGGAAGAACATCGCGCCGATGTCTCGGTTCGGCTGGAGCGGGGACGCCGCAGGAAGCGGATCGCGGCGGAGAGCGGCAAAGTCTACATCGTCGGCGCCGGGCCGGGAGACCCGGACCTGCTGACCGTCCGGGCGCTGGGGCTGATCCGGAGCGCGGACGCCGTCATCTATGACTACCTGGTCCCCGAAGAGATCCTTTCCCTCGCGCCCTCGAAGGCGGCGAAGATCTGCTTCGCCCGGCGCGGGCGGACGGCCGGGCACGGCGCCGCGCTGAAGCAGGCGGCGATCCACGAGGCGATGGCGAAGCTGGCGCGCGCCGGGAAGTCGGTCGTGCGGCTGAAGTCCGGCGACCCGCTGGTGTTCGGCCGGGGGGGCGAGGAGGCGGAGTACCTGTCGAAGGAAGGGGTGCCGTTCGAGATCGTCCCCGGAATCACGGCGGCCGCAGGTTGCGCAGCGGCGGCGGAGGTGCCGCTGACGCAGCGGGGACTCTCCTCCTCCATCACGTTCCTGGCGGGTCATGAAGCGGACGGGGACGAGGGGCGGGCCGTCGATTGGGAGCGGCTGCCGAAGGACGGCACGCTGGCGGTCTACATGGGCGTCGCGCGGGCCGAGGCGATCGCCCGCGGGCTGCTCGAAGCCGGTTTCGACGGGGAGACCGGTTTCGCGATCGTCGAAAACGGAACGCGCCCGCACCAGCGCGTCCTCCGGGGGGTCCTGAAGGATCTCCCCCGCATTGCGGCATCGTCGGGCGTCCGCTCCCCGGCGATCCTTTTCGTGGGGAAGACCGCCGCTCTTCCCGTCGAATCCTCAAAGGAGATCCAGGATGAACTTGTCGCGCAGGGTGTTTGA
- a CDS encoding PLP-dependent cysteine synthase family protein has product MNLSRRVFDDVSQMIGSRENPTPLVRLRRLPPADGGAIYTKLEWMNPFGSIKDRTARYLVEGLRRDRRLDGKKIVEATSGNTGIAIAALSNLLGVGCAITIPSGAPAEKITLLRLLGAEVWPTPDDLCPIDHPKDGAIALARSFVEGEATRDLYVMPNQYENPDNVRAHYETTGPEIWDQTEGKVTHFFTGYGTCGTITGVARFLKEKKRDIRVVAIEPEKGHHLSGLKNFQESRKPVILDESLVDATVRVPDAPAYETAIRLAREEGLLVGPSTGAIVRAALKEQLPPGAVAVCISPDNAFKYSTHYNPYLSEDGIPGVEVTA; this is encoded by the coding sequence ATGAACTTGTCGCGCAGGGTGTTTGACGACGTCTCGCAGATGATCGGCTCCCGGGAGAACCCGACGCCGCTGGTGCGGCTGCGGCGGCTTCCGCCGGCCGACGGCGGGGCGATCTACACGAAGCTGGAATGGATGAACCCCTTCGGCTCGATAAAGGACCGGACGGCCCGGTACCTCGTAGAAGGGCTGCGGAGGGACCGCCGCCTCGACGGGAAGAAGATCGTGGAGGCGACCTCCGGGAATACGGGGATCGCGATCGCGGCGCTTTCGAACCTCCTCGGAGTGGGATGCGCAATCACCATCCCCTCCGGCGCCCCCGCGGAGAAGATCACCCTGCTGCGGCTGCTGGGCGCGGAGGTGTGGCCGACCCCCGACGACCTCTGCCCGATCGACCACCCCAAGGACGGCGCCATCGCGCTGGCCCGCAGCTTCGTCGAGGGGGAGGCCACGCGGGACCTGTACGTGATGCCGAACCAATACGAGAACCCCGACAACGTCCGCGCGCACTACGAGACGACCGGCCCCGAGATCTGGGACCAGACGGAGGGGAAGGTCACCCACTTCTTCACCGGGTACGGCACGTGCGGCACGATCACCGGAGTGGCGCGGTTCCTGAAGGAGAAGAAACGGGACATCCGCGTCGTCGCGATTGAGCCGGAGAAGGGCCATCACCTGTCGGGGCTGAAGAACTTCCAGGAGAGCAGGAAACCGGTGATCCTCGACGAATCGCTCGTCGACGCGACGGTCCGCGTTCCGGACGCCCCCGCCTACGAGACCGCCATCCGCCTGGCGCGGGAGGAGGGGCTCCTCGTCGGCCCGTCAACCGGCGCGATCGTAAGGGCTGCGCTCAAGGAGCAGCTTCCGCCGGGCGCCGTCGCGGTGTGCATCTCTCCGGACAACGCGTTCAAGTACTCGACGCATTATAATCCCTACCTGTCGGAGGACGGGATCCCGGGGGTCGAGGTGACGGCATGA
- a CDS encoding 4Fe-4S binding protein, translated as MKEADYKELKKGGMMRQAEAGLFSVRLHVVGGRLGTRQLEAIREAADRFGRGEVHLTSRQGVEIPNVPQGSLAELKEFLAPSGVGVGVCGPTVRTVTACQGCRVCPSGAIDSPALAAAVDREFYGKPVPHKFKVGISGCVNNCIKAEENDAGIKGWIEPRWSGEDCTECGICEAVCPTKAISRPGKGMQPVIDRELCIGCGDCIVACPAGTLREEVRGFRLFAGGKFGRVPFLGKRILGVLKTEAETVAAVAAVLEFFRLHGKPRERFGDTLKRTGFEALEAHVLGKEARP; from the coding sequence ATGAAAGAGGCCGATTACAAGGAGCTGAAAAAAGGCGGGATGATGCGGCAGGCCGAGGCCGGCCTGTTCTCCGTCCGTCTCCACGTGGTCGGCGGGCGGCTCGGCACGCGGCAGCTCGAGGCGATCCGTGAGGCCGCCGACCGGTTCGGCCGCGGGGAGGTGCACCTCACCAGTCGACAAGGCGTGGAGATCCCCAACGTGCCGCAGGGCTCCCTCGCCGAGCTGAAGGAATTCCTCGCCCCCTCGGGTGTGGGGGTGGGAGTGTGCGGCCCCACGGTGCGGACCGTCACCGCGTGCCAGGGGTGCCGGGTGTGCCCCAGCGGGGCGATCGACTCCCCCGCGCTCGCCGCCGCGGTCGACCGGGAGTTCTACGGCAAGCCGGTGCCGCACAAGTTCAAGGTGGGGATCTCCGGCTGCGTCAACAACTGCATCAAGGCGGAGGAGAACGACGCGGGGATCAAGGGGTGGATCGAGCCGCGCTGGTCGGGGGAAGACTGCACGGAGTGCGGCATCTGCGAGGCGGTTTGCCCGACGAAGGCGATCTCGAGGCCGGGGAAAGGGATGCAGCCGGTCATCGACCGAGAGTTGTGCATCGGATGCGGCGACTGCATCGTCGCCTGCCCCGCCGGGACCCTGCGGGAGGAAGTCCGCGGATTCCGGCTCTTCGCCGGCGGCAAGTTCGGGAGGGTCCCCTTCCTCGGGAAGCGTATCCTCGGCGTGCTGAAGACGGAAGCGGAGACGGTCGCCGCCGTGGCCGCCGTCCTCGAGTTCTTCCGCTTGCACGGGAAGCCGAGAGAGCGGTTCGGGGACACCCTGAAACGGACCGGCTTCGAGGCGCTGGAGGCGCACGTCCTGGGGAAGGAGGCGCGGCCGTGA